One Aneurinibacillus migulanus genomic region harbors:
- a CDS encoding CBS domain-containing protein, which yields MSQRLQDIMTRQVATVQPHQSLEEAARIMNDYNVGAVPVVENGQCVGMITDRDIAIRASAQNRDSQTQVRNVMTHNIVTAPAQMDVHEAADLMAKNQIRRLPVVDNNQVVGIVALGDLAVQNIYRNEAGDALSDISQNNPTQG from the coding sequence ATGTCGCAACGTTTGCAGGATATCATGACTCGTCAGGTAGCTACGGTACAACCGCACCAATCACTCGAAGAAGCGGCTAGAATTATGAACGATTATAACGTAGGGGCTGTTCCTGTCGTAGAGAACGGGCAATGTGTTGGAATGATTACGGACCGCGATATCGCCATTCGTGCTTCCGCACAAAACCGTGATAGCCAAACGCAAGTGCGTAATGTAATGACCCATAATATCGTTACGGCTCCAGCACAGATGGATGTTCATGAAGCTGCCGATCTTATGGCGAAAAATCAAATTCGTCGTCTACCTGTAGTGGACAACAATCAAGTGGTCGGTATTGTTGCTCTAGGAGACTTAGCGGTACAAAATATTTATCGGAATGAAGCGGGTGACGCTCTTTCTGATATCTCCCAAAACAATCCTACCCAAGGATAA
- a CDS encoding YhcN/YlaJ family sporulation lipoprotein: MNKTVKSFVAASLVLTMTSVLAACGPRAGTDNGTNTQSGTYRLNQYNTNGTTMDDNFGIRPYGTQQYGLRPDMAHTYPHPNMIPGRYNTYGVHPYELGQQDQKVAERVAQLAANVNGVTRATAVVDGRDAVIGIEGATASNMKTLERNVHEAVKRAEPGYTVHVTSDQALTQRIRTLNSRMTGAGTRTLQTDGEDIRTLIRDIGRSVTAPFR, from the coding sequence ATGAATAAAACAGTAAAATCGTTTGTCGCCGCTTCGCTTGTTTTGACAATGACCAGTGTACTCGCCGCTTGTGGGCCACGTGCCGGTACAGATAATGGAACAAACACACAATCTGGAACATATCGATTAAATCAATATAATACGAACGGTACCACAATGGACGATAATTTTGGTATCCGTCCGTACGGTACCCAGCAGTATGGACTCAGACCTGATATGGCGCATACGTATCCTCATCCGAATATGATTCCTGGACGTTATAATACGTATGGCGTACATCCATATGAATTAGGTCAGCAGGATCAGAAAGTAGCGGAACGTGTTGCACAGCTTGCGGCCAATGTAAATGGAGTAACACGTGCCACAGCGGTAGTAGATGGCCGTGACGCGGTTATTGGTATTGAAGGGGCTACGGCATCCAATATGAAAACGCTGGAACGTAATGTGCATGAAGCAGTCAAGAGGGCCGAGCCGGGTTATACTGTTCATGTAACATCTGATCAAGCATTGACACAACGCATTCGTACGCTTAACTCCCGTATGACGGGTGCAGGAACCCGGACACTACAGACGGATGGAGAGGATATTCGTACGCTTATCCGCGACATTGGCCGTTCTGTTACCGCCCCGTTCCGCTAA
- a CDS encoding nitroreductase family protein, giving the protein MNEFLQLIQTRRTIGKVTDEPVPREHIEEILEAGNWAPSHFNTQPWKYFVMVGDGRKKLGEAYAKIALLEKGEELTEEERATLYEKSMKKAFRAPLVIAVACLPHKEDYVVEAEEYAAVAASIQNMLLVAHALGYGAIWRTGAPSYHPVMKETFGLEEKDGLVGLVYIGKADMARESRRIPIDKKTEWIE; this is encoded by the coding sequence ATGAACGAGTTTTTACAATTGATTCAGACGAGACGAACGATTGGTAAAGTGACAGATGAGCCGGTGCCCCGTGAACATATCGAGGAGATACTCGAAGCGGGGAACTGGGCTCCTAGTCACTTCAATACCCAGCCGTGGAAATACTTCGTCATGGTAGGCGACGGACGAAAGAAGCTTGGTGAAGCGTATGCGAAAATAGCCCTGCTTGAGAAAGGGGAAGAACTGACGGAAGAAGAGCGGGCAACACTGTATGAGAAAAGCATGAAAAAGGCGTTTCGAGCGCCGCTTGTCATTGCGGTGGCTTGCCTGCCGCACAAGGAAGACTATGTTGTGGAGGCGGAAGAGTACGCTGCGGTCGCAGCCAGCATCCAAAACATGCTTCTCGTAGCGCATGCCCTGGGCTATGGCGCTATCTGGCGTACAGGTGCTCCAAGTTATCATCCGGTTATGAAAGAAACATTCGGGTTGGAAGAAAAGGACGGACTTGTCGGGCTTGTCTACATAGGGAAAGCGGATATGGCCCGTGAATCACGACGTATCCCTATAGATAAGAAAACAGAATGGATAGAATAA
- a CDS encoding endolytic transglycosylase MltG: protein MPKITKQGLRGFAAGILFSVAVLSLAYYNELPNQAAPAQAESTQKADPASEPIKEIKIPQGAPANAGQQSQANPPVQPEKKRYMYNLVIEKGMSPEEVAKKLQEAHIISDQRLLVKYLNDFSLMGSVRYGTYDLNSDMQIPEIAKIITKAKAK from the coding sequence GTGCCTAAAATAACGAAACAAGGTCTGCGAGGATTCGCAGCCGGCATTTTGTTTTCCGTTGCGGTGCTTTCACTCGCTTACTATAACGAACTTCCAAATCAGGCGGCTCCGGCCCAAGCAGAAAGTACGCAGAAGGCTGATCCGGCAAGTGAGCCGATTAAAGAAATTAAAATACCGCAGGGGGCTCCGGCGAATGCTGGTCAACAGTCGCAAGCAAATCCGCCAGTACAGCCTGAAAAGAAACGATACATGTACAATTTGGTTATAGAAAAGGGTATGAGTCCGGAAGAAGTAGCTAAGAAGCTGCAAGAGGCACATATTATTTCTGATCAAAGGTTATTAGTGAAATATTTGAACGATTTTAGCTTGATGGGCTCTGTACGGTATGGCACATATGATTTGAACAGCGATATGCAAATTCCGGAAATCGCAAAAATAATAACGAAAGCAAAAGCAAAATAA
- a CDS encoding spore coat associated protein CotJA — MHTFRKKYRVYASPYDPCPPMTKKTYETPPQLYLGFQPYGLPQYQPPEALRQGTLWPALYAPYHSPYKDKYGKREADE, encoded by the coding sequence ATGCACACCTTCCGGAAAAAATATCGTGTGTACGCAAGTCCCTACGATCCTTGTCCTCCCATGACTAAAAAAACATACGAGACACCACCTCAGCTCTACTTAGGATTTCAGCCTTATGGCCTTCCGCAATATCAGCCACCCGAAGCCCTGCGTCAGGGGACCCTCTGGCCCGCCTTGTATGCCCCCTACCATAGTCCTTATAAAGATAAATATGGGAAAAGGGAGGCGGACGAATGA
- a CDS encoding manganese catalase family protein, which translates to MWIYEKKLQYPVRVSKCDVRMAKFLIEQYGGADGELAAALRYLNQRYTVPDKVIGLLNDIGTEELAHLEMIATMVYKLTKDATPEEMEKCGLGAHYANHDKALFYNNAAGVPWTATYIQAKGDPIADLYEDIAAEEKARATYQWLINMTDDTDLKDSLSFLREREIVHSQRFREAVEILKEERERKKVF; encoded by the coding sequence TTGTGGATTTACGAGAAGAAGCTGCAATATCCGGTACGTGTAAGTAAGTGCGATGTGCGGATGGCCAAGTTTTTGATCGAACAGTACGGAGGCGCAGATGGAGAACTGGCAGCGGCGCTACGCTACCTGAATCAGCGCTATACGGTACCAGATAAGGTTATTGGCCTCTTAAATGATATCGGAACTGAAGAGCTGGCTCATCTAGAGATGATTGCGACAATGGTGTACAAACTAACAAAAGATGCAACACCTGAAGAAATGGAAAAATGCGGATTAGGAGCGCATTACGCTAACCATGATAAAGCGCTATTTTACAATAATGCGGCTGGCGTACCATGGACCGCAACGTATATACAGGCAAAAGGCGATCCAATTGCGGACCTATATGAAGATATCGCTGCCGAGGAAAAAGCTCGGGCAACGTATCAATGGTTAATTAACATGACGGATGATACCGATTTAAAGGACTCGCTTAGCTTTTTGCGTGAACGTGAAATCGTTCACTCCCAGCGCTTCCGCGAAGCAGTTGAAATCCTTAAGGAAGAACGGGAGCGAAAAAAAGTGTTTTAG
- a CDS encoding spore coat protein CotJB yields the protein MKKAGDNYYDLLLEIQQIDFVIIELNLYLNTHPNDQAAIAQYNEFVQRSMQLKKNFEALYGPLTSFGYSFSPTPWQWGKAPWPWQV from the coding sequence ATGAAGAAAGCAGGCGATAACTACTATGACCTTCTACTTGAAATCCAACAGATCGATTTTGTGATCATTGAACTGAATCTTTATCTCAATACCCACCCGAACGATCAAGCCGCAATCGCCCAATATAATGAGTTCGTGCAACGAAGCATGCAATTGAAAAAAAACTTTGAAGCGCTGTATGGGCCGCTCACCAGTTTTGGATATAGTTTCTCCCCTACCCCCTGGCAATGGGGAAAAGCTCCCTGGCCCTGGCAGGTATAA